One genomic window of Candidatus Trichorickettsia mobilis includes the following:
- a CDS encoding biotin transporter BioY, with the protein MRELRNYYSSDYNLLFKKYASLSQIIFGVLALAASSQLSIPLKPVPITFLTMMVSMIGLVYKPYLAFATVGIYLICGICGLPVFSKYNYGIEYVMGATGGYLVGCMITAPIISIIKNRPLLKLYFCGQFVRRCSAQIRNKLRVRSGFEYPLSYKFTHISESNISQKFWPVAFCCFIGHIIIYFFGITWLSQFMSLNNAIYNGFIVFIPSGIVKIVIFSYLFSYTKSKAQI; encoded by the coding sequence ATGAGAGAGTTACGCAATTATTATAGCAGTGACTACAATTTGCTTTTTAAAAAATATGCAAGTTTATCACAAATTATTTTTGGTGTCTTGGCATTAGCTGCTAGTAGTCAATTGAGCATTCCCCTAAAGCCAGTGCCGATTACTTTTCTTACAATGATGGTAAGCATGATTGGACTAGTATATAAACCATATCTTGCTTTCGCTACAGTTGGTATTTATCTAATTTGCGGCATATGTGGGTTACCAGTGTTTAGCAAGTATAACTATGGAATAGAATATGTAATGGGAGCTACCGGTGGATATTTGGTGGGGTGTATGATTACAGCTCCTATCATTAGTATAATAAAAAATAGACCTCTTTTGAAACTCTACTTCTGTGGTCAATTTGTGCGCCGATGCAGTGCTCAAATCCGAAACAAACTTAGAGTGCGCTCCGGTTTTGAATATCCTCTCTCCTACAAATTTACTCACATAAGCGAGTCTAATATATCACAAAAATTTTGGCCTGTCGCATTTTGCTGTTTTATTGGACATATTATAATTTATTTTTTTGGTATTACCTGGCTTAGCCAATTTATGAGTCTTAATAATGCAATATATAATGGGTTTATTGTATTCATTCCTAGCGGTATAGTAAAAATAGTAATATTTTCATATTTATTCTCTTATACTAAAAGTAAAGCTCAAATATGA
- a CDS encoding sigma-54 dependent transcriptional regulator, producing the protein MMSLDVLIIDDEADIRDLISDILKDEGFNSRVAANSTQTFKLISEKVPSAIILDIWLQGSDLDGLGILEIIKKRYPLMPVVVISGHGTIETAVSAIKMGAYDYLEKPFTHDRLMIVLKRACEAAKLKRENLDLKSKVVDKTELVGASSSTVKLKSDIEKVAPTSGRVMIHGEMGSGKELAARLIHKKSKKAHGPFIVFSPTCMSTDKMQQELFGEPERQDTNSVFTKRLSVLEAANNGTLYIDEVGDLAMPIQIKLLKFLQDQIFEKPATGKSVKVDIRFITATTKNLQNEINQGRFRQDLYYRLNVVPIKVPSLSERKDDIPLLVKYFVKQLAKFSGLKEREFSEDTMAALQAYSWSGNVRQLRNVIEWTLIMNPVSVGGYEIIKPDMLPSDILNHGVTITKPDNNLDMMSMPLREAREVFERQYLSAQMSRFNNNISKTSSFVGMERSALHRKLKLLSIHTASAKMRDEEYQEEQL; encoded by the coding sequence ATTATGTCTTTAGATGTTCTTATAATTGATGATGAGGCTGATATTCGTGACCTGATTTCAGATATTTTAAAAGATGAAGGGTTTAATTCAAGAGTAGCTGCAAATAGTACTCAAACCTTTAAATTAATTTCTGAAAAAGTCCCTTCTGCAATAATTCTTGATATATGGTTACAAGGAAGTGATTTAGATGGTCTTGGCATTTTAGAAATTATCAAAAAACGCTATCCATTAATGCCAGTAGTGGTTATTAGCGGACACGGTACCATAGAAACAGCAGTTAGTGCAATTAAAATGGGAGCTTATGACTATCTAGAAAAACCATTTACCCATGATCGATTGATGATTGTATTAAAAAGAGCTTGTGAAGCTGCGAAACTAAAACGTGAAAACTTAGATCTAAAGTCAAAAGTAGTAGATAAAACAGAATTAGTAGGAGCTTCCTCTTCTACGGTCAAACTTAAATCTGATATTGAGAAAGTAGCTCCCACCTCTGGTAGAGTAATGATTCATGGTGAAATGGGTAGTGGTAAAGAATTAGCAGCGCGTTTAATTCATAAAAAATCCAAAAAAGCTCATGGTCCATTTATTGTATTTAGCCCTACTTGTATGTCTACAGATAAAATGCAGCAAGAATTATTTGGAGAACCTGAACGCCAAGATACTAATAGTGTTTTTACCAAACGCCTTAGCGTGCTGGAAGCTGCTAATAATGGTACTCTCTATATTGATGAGGTTGGTGACTTGGCAATGCCTATCCAAATAAAACTACTAAAATTTTTACAAGATCAAATATTTGAAAAACCTGCAACTGGCAAAAGCGTGAAAGTAGATATAAGGTTTATTACCGCTACGACCAAAAATTTACAAAATGAAATTAATCAAGGTCGCTTTAGACAGGATTTATATTATCGTTTAAATGTAGTGCCGATTAAAGTACCTTCTTTATCAGAAAGAAAAGATGATATTCCTTTGTTAGTAAAATATTTTGTAAAGCAGCTGGCCAAATTCTCAGGACTTAAGGAACGTGAATTTTCTGAAGATACTATGGCTGCGCTACAGGCTTATAGTTGGTCAGGTAATGTTCGTCAATTAAGAAATGTGATAGAATGGACTTTGATCATGAATCCTGTCTCTGTTGGTGGTTACGAAATAATCAAACCAGATATGCTACCATCAGATATTTTAAATCACGGGGTAACTATAACCAAGCCCGACAATAATCTTGATATGATGTCTATGCCTCTTAGAGAAGCCCGAGAAGTATTTGAGAGACAATATTTATCAGCCCAGATGAGTCGTTTTAATAACAATATTTCTAAAACCTCATCGTTTGTAGGTATGGAGCGTTCGGCATTACATCGTAAATTAAAGCTACTTAGTATACATACAGCTAGTGCAAAAATGAGAGATGAAGAATATCAAGAAGAACAATTATGA
- a CDS encoding sensor histidine kinase NtrY-like, translating into MFNHLILLLKKHYTKSNKLLLLLVVMAIVLSIFTYSTITKETNVLGPDPSKVIGLILVDLIIFLALGIVLSYKIFKHSANKSTSNTSKLQNRIIVAFSLVAAVPTIIVSVFSAYFFNFGLQIWFDKKISTVLDQSISVAESYLVEHTIRLKESAAASADDLSEMYYDLIHNPTYFAKALNAEAEMRSLDEAIVFQKTTNTILAQTSLSFSLSFTTIPMHLIEKADRGEIVEITSDPTKIRMLIKLREYNDTYLLVGRIIDSKIIDHIDKTNGAASSYYQLKTHISSMQIKFSMIFIFIALLLLLAAISWGAIFAGQIVSPIHKLVIATEKVKDGDLTIQVPEGNLNNDEIKVLSSAFNRMIQQINRQQRDLLIAQRALAWSDVARRVAHEIKNPLTPIQLSAERLFKKFRHEVSDQTAFDRYINTITRHINDIKKIVSEFVNFARLPLPTFTKCELVSLIKDMVDSRKSINDKITYKLSSSEKAINFVGDITQLHQIMLNLLKNAEEATEKIAQQIIDVSITQTTDLVYVIVADNGPGFTPELLNCATEAYITNRAKGTGLGLAIVKKITQDHFGSLEISNAPQGGALIKLTFNLTELKSKLQHRLQNINF; encoded by the coding sequence ATGTTTAACCACCTTATACTCTTATTAAAAAAACACTATACTAAAAGCAATAAATTATTATTGCTTTTAGTAGTAATGGCTATCGTTTTATCAATTTTTACATATAGCACGATTACCAAAGAAACAAATGTATTGGGACCTGATCCAAGCAAAGTTATAGGATTAATTTTAGTTGATCTAATAATTTTCTTAGCTCTAGGTATTGTCTTATCATATAAAATCTTTAAACATTCTGCCAACAAATCTACCAGTAATACTTCTAAATTACAAAACCGAATCATTGTCGCTTTCAGTCTAGTGGCTGCTGTTCCTACGATAATTGTTTCGGTATTTTCAGCGTATTTTTTTAATTTTGGCCTACAAATATGGTTTGATAAAAAAATATCTACAGTACTGGATCAATCAATTAGCGTTGCTGAATCATATCTTGTAGAACATACTATACGCTTAAAGGAAAGTGCAGCAGCATCTGCAGATGACCTTAGTGAAATGTATTATGATTTGATTCACAACCCGACTTATTTTGCCAAAGCCTTAAATGCTGAAGCTGAAATGCGTTCTTTAGACGAAGCGATAGTGTTTCAAAAAACTACTAATACCATTCTGGCTCAAACTTCATTAAGCTTTTCCTTAAGTTTTACTACCATACCAATGCATCTAATTGAAAAGGCTGACCGCGGTGAAATAGTTGAAATTACTTCTGATCCCACTAAAATTAGAATGTTGATAAAACTACGAGAATATAATGATACTTATTTATTAGTTGGCAGAATTATCGACAGCAAAATTATCGACCATATTGATAAAACCAATGGTGCAGCTAGCAGTTATTACCAGCTTAAAACCCATATCTCCAGTATGCAGATCAAATTTTCTATGATCTTTATTTTTATAGCATTATTACTATTATTAGCTGCAATAAGTTGGGGCGCAATTTTTGCCGGTCAAATAGTTAGCCCTATCCATAAATTGGTAATCGCGACAGAGAAAGTAAAAGATGGAGACTTAACTATTCAAGTGCCGGAAGGAAATTTAAATAATGACGAGATTAAGGTTTTATCTTCTGCATTCAATAGAATGATTCAACAGATTAACCGTCAGCAACGAGATCTATTAATTGCCCAACGAGCTCTTGCATGGTCAGACGTAGCACGTAGAGTAGCTCATGAAATAAAGAACCCTCTCACTCCAATACAACTTTCAGCAGAAAGGCTATTTAAAAAATTTCGTCATGAAGTTTCAGATCAAACTGCATTCGACCGATACATAAACACTATTACCCGTCATATCAATGATATTAAAAAAATTGTTTCTGAGTTTGTAAATTTTGCCCGATTGCCATTACCTACCTTTACCAAGTGTGAATTAGTGTCCTTAATAAAAGATATGGTTGATTCAAGAAAATCAATTAACGATAAAATTACTTACAAATTATCCAGCAGTGAAAAAGCAATAAATTTCGTTGGTGATATCACGCAACTTCATCAAATTATGCTTAACTTGCTAAAAAACGCCGAAGAAGCTACAGAAAAAATAGCCCAGCAAATAATTGACGTTTCTATAACCCAAACTACTGATTTAGTATATGTTATTGTTGCAGATAATGGCCCTGGATTCACTCCGGAATTGCTAAACTGCGCTACAGAAGCTTACATTACCAACAGAGCAAAAGGCACAGGTCTAGGGCTTGCTATAGTTAAAAAAATTACTCAAGACCATTTCGGCTCACTGGAAATAAGCAATGCTCCACAAGGCGGAGCTTTAATAAAGTTAACATTTAACTTAACTGAATTAAAATCTAAGTTACAACATAGATTACAAAATATTAATTTTTAA
- a CDS encoding epoxyqueuosine reductase QueH, which produces MTFQVPNGEKKILMHSCCAPCSGEPMEKVIEAGIALTIFFYNPNIHPKKEYEIRKQENIRFAEKMGIQFIDADYDVQNWFARAKGMEYEPERGKRCSMCFDMRFERTALYAYENDFKVITSSLGISRWKDMEQINQSGLRAASHYDGITYWTYNWRKNDGSSNMYNIAKRENFYKQEYCGCIYSLRDSNEWRRANNREEIAIGEQYYTKSL; this is translated from the coding sequence ATGACATTTCAGGTACCAAATGGTGAAAAGAAGATATTAATGCACTCATGTTGCGCTCCTTGTTCTGGAGAACCAATGGAGAAAGTAATTGAGGCTGGTATTGCATTAACTATCTTTTTTTATAATCCTAATATTCATCCTAAGAAGGAATATGAAATACGTAAGCAAGAGAATATCAGATTTGCTGAAAAGATGGGCATACAGTTCATAGATGCTGATTATGATGTTCAAAACTGGTTTGCCAGAGCAAAAGGCATGGAATATGAACCAGAACGAGGCAAGCGTTGTTCTATGTGTTTTGATATGCGCTTTGAGCGCACTGCTTTATATGCCTATGAAAATGATTTTAAAGTCATTACCAGTTCGCTAGGGATTTCTCGGTGGAAGGACATGGAGCAGATTAATCAATCTGGACTTCGTGCTGCCTCTCATTATGATGGAATAACATATTGGACCTATAATTGGCGAAAAAATGATGGTAGTAGTAATATGTATAATATTGCCAAACGGGAGAATTTTTATAAGCAGGAATATTGTGGTTGTATTTATTCTTTAAGAGATAGCAATGAGTGGCGACGAGCTAATAATCGTGAAGAGATAGCTATTGGAGAACAGTATTATACCAAATCATTATAA
- a CDS encoding DUF350 domain-containing protein: MVIIINFITYFGTALLLTLLFTWLYEGITPYNSFKLIKENNISAVISFGGALIGFVLPLATILIHSQFIEEVVVWGVVAASIQLMVYVLARVFIPALKKNVTENNIAGSLFLAFISLIVGILNAGCMSY, from the coding sequence ATGGTAATTATAATAAATTTTATTACTTATTTCGGCACCGCACTATTATTAACACTCCTTTTCACGTGGTTATATGAAGGGATAACACCTTACAATAGTTTTAAACTGATAAAGGAGAATAATATCTCAGCAGTAATTAGCTTTGGTGGTGCGCTTATTGGTTTTGTTTTACCATTAGCTACTATTCTCATACATAGCCAGTTTATTGAGGAAGTAGTAGTTTGGGGCGTAGTAGCAGCTTCAATTCAATTGATGGTTTATGTTCTAGCACGTGTATTTATTCCGGCACTAAAAAAGAATGTTACTGAAAATAATATAGCTGGTTCGCTTTTCTTAGCTTTTATCTCTTTGATAGTGGGGATCTTAAATGCAGGATGTATGAGCTATTAA
- a CDS encoding glutathionylspermidine synthase family protein produces MERIVINPRQGWQDLVENLGFYFHTIDNEIYWDESAYYHLSLTQVDQLEQATEVLHSLCEKAVRFIIENKRYEGFGFSPLSIALIEQSYNRPLSKLIYQAPNYINQQLN; encoded by the coding sequence ATGGAACGCATAGTGATAAATCCAAGGCAGGGATGGCAAGATTTAGTTGAAAATTTAGGGTTTTATTTTCATACAATTGATAATGAAATTTATTGGGATGAGTCAGCATATTATCACTTGTCTTTAACACAAGTGGATCAATTAGAGCAGGCTACAGAAGTTTTACATAGTTTGTGTGAAAAAGCGGTGAGATTTATAATTGAAAATAAGAGATATGAAGGTTTTGGTTTTTCACCACTATCTATAGCTCTTATTGAGCAAAGCTATAATAGACCTCTTTCGAAACTCATTTACCAAGCTCCCAATTATATAAACCAGCAATTAAATTGA